From the genome of Streptomyces sp. JH34:
CCGTCGCCCGGGTGGACGAGCTCCGGCTGCTCACGGCGTACGGCGCCTCCTGGCGGCACTGGGTCTGTGCCCGCCTGGAGGCGCTGGAGCGGCCGACCGCTCCGGCCGGGCCCCCGGATCCCGACCTCGCGCTGGCGCGGGCCGCCTGGCGGTGGCTGGAGGAGACCGAGCTCCTGGCCGCGGACCTCGACGCGATCGGCCCGCCGCCGTGGGATCCGTCGGGCGCCGACGACGAGGAGGGCGAGATCCAGGTGTGGACCCCGGCCTGGCAGCTGGGACTGCCGCTGGGGCACCTGGCCGTGCACCTCTACTGAGCCGTCAGCGCTTCATGAACCGTGGACGCCCGCACGGTACTTGGGAAGTCGCAGGGTGATCTTCATGCCCGCTCCGACGCCCGTCTCGATGACGAGCCCGTAGTCGTCCCCGTACACCTGGCGAAGCCGCTCGTCGACGTTGAGCAGGCCTATGCCGGTGGAGGTGCCGCCCTCCCCTCGCAGGATGCGCCTCAGACGCTCCGGCTCCATCCCCGTGCCGTCGTCCTCGATGACGACCTCGGCCTCGGCACCCGCGTCCAGTGCGCTGATCGTGATGCGGATCGGGGTGTCGCCCGCCCGGGCCGAGTCGCGCGGCCGGGGAAGCGTGACCGCGCCCTCGAGCCCGTGCTTGACGGCGTTCTCGACCAGGGGCTGGAGGCACAGGAACGGGAGCGAGACGGGGAGCACCTCGGGGGCGACCTGGAGGGTCACCGAGAGACGTTCGCCGAAGCGGGCCCGGACCAGCGCCAAATACTGGTCGATGGAGTGCAGTTCGTCGGCCAGGGTGGTGAACTCCCCGTGCCGGCGGAAGGAGTAGCGGGTGAAGTCGGCGAACTCCAGCAGCAGTTCACGTGCCCGTTCCGGATCGGTCCGGACGAACGAGGCGATGGCTGCGAGCGAGTTGAAGACGAAGTGCGGGGAGATCTGTGCCCGCAACGCCTTGATCTCGGCTTCGATGAGCCGCGTGCGGGAACGGTCGAGTTCGGCGAGCTCCAGCTGTACGCAGACCCAGCGGGCCACCTCCCCCGCCGCCCTGGCCAGCACCGCCGATTCCCGGGGTGCGTAGGCGACGAGCGTGCCGAGCACCCGGTGGTCCACCGTCAGCGGGACGGCGACGGCCCAGCGCAACGGGCAGTCGAGGTCACCGCAGTCACTGTGGAAGGCGGTGTCCCTCCCGCTGGCGAGCAGCCCCTCGACCTGCTCCATCACGTCCTTTCCGTGGTGGTCACCCTCGCCGTCCCACACCAGTACCCGGTCGCGGTCGGTGAGGCACAGGGCGTCGGTTCCCAGCAGTGAGCGCAGCCGGCGCGCCGACCTGCGGGCGCTCTCCTCGGTGAGTCCGGCGCGCAGCGGTGGCGCCGCGAGGGATGCCGTGTGCAGGGTCTCGAAGGTGGCGTGCTCGACGGGAGTACCCACGTCGCTGGTGCGCACGGGGCGGGCGGTGCGGCCGAGGAGGAAGCCCGTGCCGAACAGCAGCAGGGTCAGCAGCGCGATGACGGCGATCCCGGCCCCGGTCACCGCACGCGCCCCGCGGTCAGTGCCTCCGGCAGGTGGAAGCGGGTCATGGCCGCGTTGGTGCCGGGCGGTATCCGTCCGGGAGTGGCCAGGGAGACCAGGATCATCGCGAGGAATCCGACCGGCACGGACCAGACGGCGGGCCAGGCCAGCAGGGCGTGCGGCCATCCCGGCGGACGCACCGCGCCGCTGACGGTGATGGCCACGGACAGCAGCGCGGAGCCGCCGCCGAGCAGCAGCCCGGCGATCGCGCCCGGCGGGGTGAGCCGCCGCCACCAGATGCCGAGGACGAGCAGCGGGCAGAACGACGAGGCGGACACCGCGAAGGCCATCCCCACGGCGTCGGCGACCGGCACCCGGCTGACGACCAGTGAGCCTGCCAGCGGCACGGCAATGGCCAGCAGGGTGGCCAGCCGGAAGTGCCGTACGCCGCGCGAGGGCAGGACGTCCTGGGTGATCACGCCGGCGACGGCCATGGTGAGCCCCGACGCGGTGGACAGGAACGCGGCGAACGCGCCCCCCGCGAGGAGTGCGCCGAGCAGATCACCGCCGAGGCCGCCGATCACCCGGGCCGGCAGCAGCAGGACCGCGGCGTCGGCGTCCCCGCCGTGCAGGAAGTCGGGAGCGTAGAGGCGCCCCAGGGCCCCGTACACCGGGGGCAGCAGGTAGAACAGCCCGACCAGGGCGAGGACGGCGACCGTGGTGCGGCGTGCGTCGCGACCGTTGGGGCTGGTGTAGAAGCGGACCACCACATGGGGAAGGCCCATGGTGCCGAGGAAGGTCGCGATGATCAGTCCGTACGTCGCGTAGAGCGGATGGTCGGCCCGGAAGACGGACATCTGTTCGTCGAAGGAGACCCTGGGCCGCCCGTCGCCCTGCCACGCGAGCACCAGGAAGATCGCGGGCACCAGGAGCGCGGTGAGCTTCAGCCAGTACTGGAAGACCTGCACGAAGGTGATCGAGCGCATGCCCCCCGCGGCGACGGCGACCACCACGACGGATGCGACGAGCACGTCGCCGAGCCAGCCGGGCGCGCCGGTGAGGATCTTCAGGGTGAGGCCGGCGCCCTGGAGCTGCGGCACGAGGTAGACCCAGCCGGCGCCGACGACGAAGACGCTCACCAGCCGGCGCACCTGCCGGGACTCCAGCCGTCCTTCGGCGAAGTCGGGAAGGGTGTACGCCCCGGAACGGCGCAGCGGAGCGGCGACGAACACGAGTAGCACGAGGTATCCGGCGGTGTAGCCGACCGGGTACCAGAGCATGTCGGGGCCGTGTACGAGTACCAGGCCGGCGATGCCGAGGAAGGAGGCGGCGGACAGGTACTCCCCGCTGATCGCCGCGGCGTTGAGCCTCGGTCGTACGGTGCGCGAGGCGACGTAGAAGTCGGAGGTGGTGCGGGAGATCCGCAGCCCGAATCCGCCGACGAGGACGGTGGCCAGGACGACGAGGGCGACCGCCACGACCGATGCCGGGTGGCCGGGTGCGCTCACGGTGCGGGGAGGCCTTCCACGAGTCTGGCGAAGTCGCGTTCGTTGCGTTCGGCCCTGCGCACGTACCACCAGGCGGCCAGGGTGAGCGGCGGATAGGTGGCGAAGCCGAGCACCCCCCAGACGAGGGCGTCGCTGTGCAGCGCCTCGAAGACCAGGGGCAGGGTGCCGGTCACGGTGGCGAGTACGGCGAAGACGGTGAGTCCGGCGCGGAGCTGGCCGCGCATCAGGGAACGGACGTAGGCGCCGCCGAGGGCGGTCTGCTCGTCGATCTCCGACTGGGCGCGGTAGCGGGGCAGCGGACGCACCCGCCGGGGCTCGCCCGTGACCACTTCGCGCCGGGGCGTGCTCTCTGCGGACATGGGCCCGGAGTGTAGGCGGCCCGGGGCCCGGCTGTGAAGGGCCGCCGTCCGGTAGGGGCAGGTCAGCGGCCGGTCTGACGCATCAGGAGGTCACGCAGGGAGCGGCTGTGGCGACGGCTGACCGCGAGTTCCGCGTCCCCGATGCGGACGCTCATGCTGCCGGCGTCGAGCCGGAGTTCGTCGATCCGGTTCAGCGCCACGAGGTGGCGTCGGTGGATGCGTACGAATCCCCGGGAGCGCCAGCGCTCCTCCAGGGTGGTCAGCGGTATCCGGACGAGATGGCTGCCGGACGAGGTGTGCAGCCGGGCGTAGTCCCCCTGCGCCTCGGCGTACGCGATGTCGTCGACGGGCACGAAGCGGATGACTCCCCCCAGTTCCACCGCGATCTGGTCGGCAGCCGCGTCGTGGACGGACGCGGAGCGCTCACCGACCTGCTCGGCGACCCTGCGGACGGCCTCGGCGAGGCGCTCGCGCCGCACGGGCTTGAGTACGTAGTCGACGGCCTTGAGGTCGAACGCGTGGACGGCGAAGCCTTCGTGGGCGGTGACGAAGACGATGAGCGGCGGTGCGGCGAACCCGGCCAGGAGCTGGGCGACGTCGAGGCCGGTCAGCCCCGCCATGTGGATGTCCAGGAACACCACGTCGATCGCGGAGGGGTCGTCGGGCCCGGCGTCGACGGCGCCCCCGATGCGGCGCAGCGCCTCGGTGGCTCCCGTGGCGCCCTCGGCGCTCCGGATACGGGGATCGGCGCGCAGGAGGTAGAGGAGTTCCTCCAAGGCGGGTTCTTCGTCGTCGACGGCGAGTACGCGCAGCATGAGGCCGGAGTTTAGGTCCTCCGGCGGCGGGACGGCGTGCGTGGTTCCCGGGTTCGTCACGTATCCGAGGACATGCGCGCCATCGAACCGCACCGCGCGGAGTGCGCCGCGTGCGTGGTCCAGGTGCGCGAGTTCGGCGCCGTGGTCGATTGTCCGGCCGAGTTCACGCGACGGGCGGGACCCGCGGCCGTCCGCCGGCGGTGGTGGCCCGGCCGCTACTTGAGCAGGCGGGACAGCCGACGGTCGGCGAGGGGCTTGCCACCGGTCTGACAGGTGGGGCAGTACTGGAGCGAGGAGTCGCTGAACGACACCTCCAGCACGGTGTCACCGCAGACGGGGCAGGGCTGTCCGGCGCGGCCGTGGACGCGCATGCTGGTCTTCTTCTCGGCCTTGAGCCGGCCCGCCGCGACGCCGCGGGAGCGCTCGACCGCGTCCTCGAGCGTGGTGCGCATGGCGTTGTACAGGTGGGTGATGTCGTCGTCGCCGAGTGCGGTGGTGAGCTTGAACGGTGACATCCTCGCGACGT
Proteins encoded in this window:
- a CDS encoding cation acetate symporter, whose amino-acid sequence is MSAPGHPASVVAVALVVLATVLVGGFGLRISRTTSDFYVASRTVRPRLNAAAISGEYLSAASFLGIAGLVLVHGPDMLWYPVGYTAGYLVLLVFVAAPLRRSGAYTLPDFAEGRLESRQVRRLVSVFVVGAGWVYLVPQLQGAGLTLKILTGAPGWLGDVLVASVVVVAVAAGGMRSITFVQVFQYWLKLTALLVPAIFLVLAWQGDGRPRVSFDEQMSVFRADHPLYATYGLIIATFLGTMGLPHVVVRFYTSPNGRDARRTTVAVLALVGLFYLLPPVYGALGRLYAPDFLHGGDADAAVLLLPARVIGGLGGDLLGALLAGGAFAAFLSTASGLTMAVAGVITQDVLPSRGVRHFRLATLLAIAVPLAGSLVVSRVPVADAVGMAFAVSASSFCPLLVLGIWWRRLTPPGAIAGLLLGGGSALLSVAITVSGAVRPPGWPHALLAWPAVWSVPVGFLAMILVSLATPGRIPPGTNAAMTRFHLPEALTAGRVR
- a CDS encoding histidine kinase; the encoded protein is MTGAGIAVIALLTLLLFGTGFLLGRTARPVRTSDVGTPVEHATFETLHTASLAAPPLRAGLTEESARRSARRLRSLLGTDALCLTDRDRVLVWDGEGDHHGKDVMEQVEGLLASGRDTAFHSDCGDLDCPLRWAVAVPLTVDHRVLGTLVAYAPRESAVLARAAGEVARWVCVQLELAELDRSRTRLIEAEIKALRAQISPHFVFNSLAAIASFVRTDPERARELLLEFADFTRYSFRRHGEFTTLADELHSIDQYLALVRARFGERLSVTLQVAPEVLPVSLPFLCLQPLVENAVKHGLEGAVTLPRPRDSARAGDTPIRITISALDAGAEAEVVIEDDGTGMEPERLRRILRGEGGTSTGIGLLNVDERLRQVYGDDYGLVIETGVGAGMKITLRLPKYRAGVHGS
- a CDS encoding LytTR family DNA-binding domain-containing protein — its product is MLRVLAVDDEEPALEELLYLLRADPRIRSAEGATGATEALRRIGGAVDAGPDDPSAIDVVFLDIHMAGLTGLDVAQLLAGFAAPPLIVFVTAHEGFAVHAFDLKAVDYVLKPVRRERLAEAVRRVAEQVGERSASVHDAAADQIAVELGGVIRFVPVDDIAYAEAQGDYARLHTSSGSHLVRIPLTTLEERWRSRGFVRIHRRHLVALNRIDELRLDAGSMSVRIGDAELAVSRRHSRSLRDLLMRQTGR